One Psilocybe cubensis strain MGC-MH-2018 chromosome 9, whole genome shotgun sequence genomic window, GCATCTTACGAACCACATCTACATTCCATTAAACACAAATTGACTGGGTGTAAAGGTGTTTCTACACCTCTTTGTAAAATCTGCTCcatgatattgatattaaAGTCTTCCAGTCTCTATTGAATCAACTCCATAATAATCGGAAGCTGGGCGTTGGGGTTGGAGTGGCTGCCGACTGTCGGCTGTGCAATTCCTCCCATCCTCCAGAAGATCTCCTGTTTTGACGGCGAGAATGTGAACTTGGGGATGAGCAGAGATAGAACGACTTCTATGAAACAGGATTCATTTTCTTAGTGTGCATAGCTTGAAGCTGAAAATAAATTCTCACTCATTTCAAGCTGGGAAAACTTGAATCCGCTGAGAAGAGAATAGACAATGAGCAAGCAATCCCCGCCACCACCTTCCAACGACACGACTTACATGCACGCTCTACTCCCACCAATAAATGTCATCCTAGAATATACACAAGCCATTCagatacagaaacacaaTATGCTAACATCagcaacaagaaaagagCAAATGGCGGACCCACAAATTGGAATAGACGCCCGGGAGATGCGCACGGGCCACACTTTCCGGCAACGGCTCGAGCCAGCGCTCGGGCCTCCACTCCTCCGCGTCCGGTCCCCATATCTCAGGATCGCGGTTGCACGCCATGATACCTATGGTGACGGTGGTATTCTTCGGCACTGCGACAGCTGGGATCTCCTGTCCGTCAATGCCCTTGATGGGTTTTGATAGGGATAGCATGACGTCCTGTGTCGTGCTGCAGGTATGGTATGGTATGATATAGTTACTACGTGCCAGAATTGAACCCGTATAATGCGGGACGGATACTTACCACCTCGAGACACGGGTAACGGGCGGATGGCTATCCGTAAAATTCAACACGGCTGATTCCAAACGGAGCGTCGATAGTACTTACAGTCTCAGCGTCTCGCGGCATATAGCGTCGAGGTACGGCAGACCCACCAGCTCATCGTACGTTAAATCGCGACCACCTACCTCGTCGCGTGCGGTCTCTAGCTCGCTCCGTAGTTTATCCTGTACATCCGGGTGCAGCACGAGCAGGTGAAAGATCCGGGAGAGTGCGCTGGATGTGGTATCGGTCGCTGCAAATATAAATGTCCTACAGCGCCCCAAAACGAGCGGGGGTGTAAGCTTCTTCCTGGATAAAGAAATGGTGAGATGGCGATGTGAAAATACGCACGACATTTGGCCTAgcacctcttcctctggaAGTCGGTCCGCACTCGACGCCTTCATGTTTTCTCTAACtaagaaaatgaaagaaaaacatcAGGACAATAACCCATCATTTCCCGTGCAAAGCACAAGAACATACTGAGAATACTGAGCAGATCCTTCCCCTGCCCTACCTGCTTCGCAACAGCCTCGTCTCCTTCAGACAGCGCGCGTTTCTTCGATTCGAATATATCAACAGACACATTGTGCAGCACATATGAGATATCATGAGCATCGTGAAGAGGCTGCCATGGTATCCATTTCGCGATGATGCCTCGCATGCGCGGTGTACCGATCTTCACGAGGTGGGGGAGCAAGTACCTAGCAGGTAGAAATATCTTCATTCCGGCAGGACTGTTGGTCAAAGATAAATAATATGCCCGCGTTCAGGGATTAGCCTCATCTAAATAACGAACAAATGACCAGAGGATTGACGCACCCAATTCCTTTGATCGCGGTGATGTATGGATGTGGAACGGCCTTGCTGGTGAGAGGGTCGAATGAGTATCCTAGCCCTCCTTGACCAATGAGCTCAAGGGCAGCGCGGGACATCCACTCTAAAAGGTCTATCTAGATTCAAAAAGTTAGCAATGGGGTGTTTTAAGTCCAGATTGAGAACTCACCTCCGTCGGTCcattctttgcctctttttgCAAAGTCTCAAGAAGCTTATACATCACATTGTAGAAAACAGGGACTGAGGATGTTGTATTAGTGTGACGATTTTTTAAAGGCATGTACCTGCGAAATGACGTACTCATCTCACGCAGGTGTGCGATTGAGAAAACGGGATTGAGCATTTTTCGCTGTCTGCGATGCCGGTCCCCTATGCAGAAAATTGGTTAAAGTTATGACTTGTTTGAGTGGAGTTAATTAGATGAAAGCGCGTACATACCGAGTGTTCCAAGCAGGCCAGGTCCGAAGACTAACGTGTTGAGACTTGCAATTCTATGTTACTCGAAAGAATCTGTGAACGCGTCCGAACTCACTGAATAAACCCTTGTGTCTCCTCGAAAATGTGTTGATCCTTTCAGGAAAGTCAAGTCAAGTAAATAACTGGCTTTTAATTCAGTATCACGAGGATCAAACAAACCTTTGTAAATATCTGTTGCAAAGCTTTGGGGTCGAAGACGTAAAGTTGGTTTTCCTATAACGCAATTGCTTCGTAAACACGATTGACCATTGACGTAAGGTAGTCGCCTACTCCAAACAAGCCTTTTATCTTGATTACACTGCCATCTATAGTCCTTTGAGCATTTCCTCGCGTATTCAGCGAAAAGAACCCTACATTTCTTGATTATTTCATGGTGAAAACACCACGCATTGGGTCCTGCGCAAATAGACCACCTTAAAGTGTAGTATAGTATACCTGACATACCACCAAGATACGTACCCTACATACCACCTAATTCAACAACCAACATCATATTTGTACTTTTCTCATAAGACACCGGTAAATGTGTATTCAAGTTAACCCATACCTACACCTACTATATATCATCAATCTACATCTGAAACCTCTAATCCAAAAACAGTATTCATTGGGTATAGAATGAGCGTTCAGCTCATTTGACATCTGACGGGTCAAAATTCAAAATAGATTTCTCACAAGACAGTGATCGTGAGAAAGGTCATGTGAGCGTCGGGACTTTGACATTTACATTTAGAAAGCTGCAATCAACTTGAACGCGAGGCTTGTATTGAGATGAATAAAACTTGAAACATTGTAGATTTTGCATCTGAGATCTGAGAATGTGATTTATACATGCTAGAAAGGAGCGCGGAAATCCACATTTGGAAGGCTGAAGGTTGCATGAATATACATCTAGAAATGTTATTTGATGCCTCTTGGTGTCGGAATCAAAATGACATCTGTGAGCAGTAAATTAACCACAATAACATCTGTGAATGAGGTTTAGTTTGCTGGAAGGGGCGTATAAATCAACATTTGGAAGGTTAAATCTTGCATAAATACAGATCTGGCAATGCTATTTGACGGTCCTCGGACTCGGAATTAAAACAGCATCTGGCAGGCTCAACATTGCATGAATACACATCTGGAAATGTTATTTGATGCCTCTCGGAGCCGGAATCAAAATGACATCTGTGGCCAGTAAATTAACCACAATAACATCTGAGAATGAGGTATATGCTTGCTTGAAGCGGTGTGTAAATCAACATTTGGAAGGTTAAATCTTGCATAAATACACATCTGGCAATGTTATTTGACGGTCCTCGGACTCGGAATTAAAACAGCATCTGGAAGGCTCAACATTGCATGAATACACATCTGGAAATGTTATTTGATGCCTCTCGGAGCCGGAATCAAAATGACATCTGTGGACAGTAAATTAACCACAATAACATCTGAGAATGAGGTATATGCTTGCTTGAAGCGGTGTGTAAATCAACATTTGGAAGGTTAAATCTTGCATAAATACACATCTGACAATGTTATTTGCTGTCCCTCggattcagaatcaaaaCGGCATTTGTAAGGTTCAATGGGCCATGAATACACATCTTGCAATGTTATTTGACCCCCCTTGGAGACGGAAACAAAAAGAGATCTATGAGGCCATAAATCATGTTATATATAATCTGAGAATGCCTATCAGATGCGCTCAACATTGCTGTGCCAAAATTAATTGTTAGACCTTGAACCAGCACAAATTTCCATTCGAAAGTTTGACTTGACAATGTAGGATATGATTTGCATACACTATCTGTACTCTACTGAGCTATGCAGTATCAATCTGCATAGTATCATTAACATCATCAATTCCATATGTAACAACCTTGATGCCTTTTAATCTCGCCTTCAATTCTTCCCCAAGGCGAGTGAAAGAGACCATCATTAGATGTGTCTCACGTGAAAATTTCCCTCGTGGTCGGTGATCATTGTAGATATCGCTTGCGGTCAGCATTGTTGCCGAAGTGAAAAGCTTGATCACAAATGCGCGGATGCGAGGCGGAAATACATCAGTCTTCATTGTTTCTTCAACGCTTTGAAGTTTGGGATTGGTTGATCGGATTGACAGTGTCTTCCAGAAGTAAAAGTCAAGGAGGACATCGTCTATAAGGCATCCACAATTCATGTGGCCTTCCTGAGGCGCAGCGCTATAGTCCGCACGGTAGGCCACTCCAGCTATATGGGTTTCGTTATCGCACTTCTTCACCATCGAGCTACGTTCGTGATAGCGGCACACTAGGTTGAGGTGAGAGGTCATGTGAATCCCAAGTGCAACTTGGCGGTGTGTAATGCACAGCTCAGGATGCATAAACTGAAGCATTCGTAACGCTTTACGATGCTTGACCTTCAGACTTGGGAGTTTTCCGGTTTCTAGGAACTCTTGAATAGAATTCTGAGCCCCATCTACTAAACTTTAGTGATCCATATAAGTAGAATAAAGCTGTAAAACAACGCACCACTAAGCGCCTGAAGCTCCGCACCAGTCATCCTAGTATACGCCTCCATTGCCTTTCTAAAATCACCAGCAATTCCATCCTCTCCAAAAGCACCGGACAATGAATCTTCCCCCTCTGCCACCGAGGGAATTTTGGGGACTAGAACATCTGGAACAGATCCTGTTGGCTGATGTGCAGATTTCTCTGGCCTCTTTCGAGTGTTCAGCTGATCACGAATGGAAGACAACTCTTGCTCAATGGTACGTAGCTTTTCTTGAATATCTGCAAGATTTTGACTTGTCGCCGTCTTGAGAGAATTGGAAACAAGGGTCCTTTCCTTTCTCAAAACTTTCCGTCGATCCTCAAGGGGCTTGCGGTTCTGCTGCTCTCGATACGCACGTTCATGCTGGATAATTGCAGCTTGAAGTTCGCCCATCCGTGCAGTTGCTTTCTGACAAATATCATGGTTTGAATCGATAGCTTGCAAAGCACCACGTATCTCGTCCATGGTTCTTTGTTTTGGGCTGCATATATCAGCCTCTAGCTCAGCTGTCTTGCAGTTAACCGAAGCAAGGAACTGGGAAATTTGCTCAAGCTCTGCCGTAATCTGTTTCTGCAATGGTGGAAGCGACCCGGAAAGTGGGGGCGAGATAAGAGACATCATGGCTAAATCAAAGATTTTCTTAGCTTATAGTTATAATGAGAATTGTAAATGCGAACCAGTTTGATGTTCTCTGTTGTCTGAGACAGGTATAGCCTTTAAATCCCTCATCTGTATTCGGTAGTATCCATCAGATGATAGGTTACACTTCAAGTCTTTGGATTACATTAccttctttgtctttctttcagATATATTAAGCTCCTTGCTACCAGTTACAATTTTATCGAGGTCTTGTAAGTCAGTGTCTTTGAATAGTTCCATTGCCTCAATAAAAGAATAGTCAATATAAAGTTGGAACCGCTAGTGTGGAACTGAAATTACCTCCTTATTATGGTCCTCTAACCGATTTGATTGGGTTTCAGCATCGTCAACTGAGGTCGTTGGCACGGTCTGGCAATGAGTAAGAGTTAGATTTAACATATAGACATATAGATTTGTGCAAAATGGCGTTCGGGACTCCAGATTTCGCAGTGGCATCATATCACATTCTAGAATGTTAAATTGTCAAACACTGAGTATAACTCAGCACTAAACCCAGTGAGATGCGATTTGGCATCTCAAAATGGAGATTTGGTTATATCTCCTCAGAATCAAGACACGCAATTTGGCACTGCAGATGTAGAATCCCCAAAAACAATATGCACGTACCATAATTGCATCGTCATTTACGTTCCCAGTATTCTGCACCACACATAAGCCAATATTTGACTTTGCACCGGTGCATATCATACCTTATCACTTGTAGTCTCTACTACGTTATGTTTCTGAGAGTTCCCATTGATCATCACATTTGAACATGGCGCTTCCTATCACGGAGAAGAGTTGTATTAGGTTCAAGTTCATGCAATTGAGAAATAAGATGATAAAACACACCATTGGGTTTGACGTGTCTGTGTCAATTTCCATCATCCGGGAACCGTGATCCGGTGCTGTACTGGTAGAATTATGAACAccagaagaaggaaaagctgCTGCGCTGTCAGCAGGGGTGCTAATAGGTGAATTGGCAGCCGGAGATGACGTTGAAGAGGGCCTAGGATCCATGGAATCATTTGAAGATGTTTCACCAGTAGGAGCAAAATTCGGAGCGGATAATGTAGTAGAAAGGGTTTGAGCAGTAGAAATCGAAGTCGGCAATTCCACAGCAGGCAATTTGAGGGCAGAAATGGAGGCAGACAGGAGTGCAGAAACGGGTGAGCCAGAAGCAAGACTGGGATCAGGCAATGCCGCAGCAGCAAAGTGAGTGACAGGTGAATTCTGCAGTATTGGATCAATCATGTCTTGCTGATCCAGCACGATTGCATTGCCCAGGCTATCACCCTAACAAAAACAATACGTAGATTAGTTTTTAGGTCTTTAAAATATCCAGTAACACACCTTTGTGGTGTTGAGAGCTGGAATCTCTTCCATTTGTACGTTAACTTGCTCTCGCttcactttctttccacGGGGACCGTCAAATCTTGTCTCATAGGTCTCTCGGAGCCTCTTAACCTTCTCTTGAGCATCATGCAAGCGCTCTTGATCCTGCGCCGACAGTCCCTTAGGTGGCGCTGCCTTGCGCAAAGGCTGTTTTTTGGACTTTGAGGGTAGCAAGGACTGCATTAGCTCCTCGCATTCCTTCTCTGCCGCAACTATAGACAATTTGGAAATCAAAACAGACATTATAAACTGCAAATATCTTACCTAGCTCGGCTCTCTGCACCTCCGCATCGAGGTAGGAGAAATCTGCATTGTATTAGACCAATATCATCGATAGCGCCCAATGACTTACCAAACTCTGTTTGCATTGTACGTTCAAACCTCCAAAAATGACAATATAAGATGTGGAATTGTTCAAGCGTCGTCAAATTCTACCAGGTCTGTATCAAACAATTTGAAAAGTCACTCAATGTACATTTCAAAATGTCATTTTATGCTGTGGTGTAGAAAATATAGCATTGAAGAATGtaaattacataccaacagGATGTCGGCTCAGCCCATGTGAGATGTCTTGGAATGTGTAATTCCCAATTCCCAAACTGGATGCACCAGTAAAGCACACATTCCAGTCCGTTTAGTCGCATCAGGCTGCGTTGACTCGCATCAGATCGCATCCCAATCTCATATATGGTCCAAGCGGAATTCACACTTTCCAGTCTGTTTAGTCACATCAGGTTGCATTGAGTCGCATCAGGTCGGATTTGCATGAGGTTGCGTTGAATTGCATGAGGTCGTATCCCGATCTCATACATGGTCCAAGCGGAATTTCAGGTAGTTGAAGCGAAGGCCAGCCACCAAGTACAAGATTGGATAGCCCTTACCCACCGGGTCCGCTTTAACTTCCACCTTGCATCTCTTCCCCCCTTTCCACCACGAGGTCATGTGGGTCAAGAATATATAGCCCTTACCCACCGCGTCTGCTTTAACTTCCATCTTGCATATCTTTCCCTCTTTCCACCGCAAGGCCGTGTGGGTCACCGTTTAGTTTTACTTAGGAGATGTCTTCTCAAGGTAAGGTTCCTATCTCCTCAGTCTTTTTGTTACTGCTTACTTATTTCTATTGTCAGACTCTGATAAAGGTCAGCTCGTGTAGACCGTCTCACTATGAAGTATTGAACTGACAGCTTATGTATGTAGATGTGCCTTGCATTGAATGTCAATGTAAGGACTGCCagtgtcattgtcattgttcTGGTGCAACTGGAGATGAGCTTCCACCACCCGATGAGAGGTGGTATAGCGTAGTAGTTGGACGGTCTCCTGGCGTTGTCCAGGGACAGTAAGTCTTCTGTTTAACTTCTTGATTCTGAATGCTTATCTTGACTACAGGGACCATGCAGAGCGTAACTGGAGGGGTGTATCTGGAGGTGCTGCTTTTTACTGTCCAGATAGGCCTAGTGCAGAGCAGCATTTTGTCTCTGCCTTGCATCGTGGCGAAGCTGTTCATGTCATTCCTGAGGTTCGGATTAGACTTGGTAGTCAAGACCGTGCCACGCTTCCCGGATTCCGTGTGCATGACCCTTGTAAGTTTTCTAATCTTTCTGCTTCATATTTTAAATTATTTACTCCTTCCAATTAGATAGTCCTGAGAACGCAACTTGGGTTGTTGTTTCAGTGGGGCGAGAGCCCGGGATCTACCTTATTGACTCCAGGTGTGTTTCAATCACTCTTTGTTAGTCCCGGTTCTCAAATAATGTATACAGCTATTCTGGATATGGTCTTACCCTTACCTCCAACGTGAACGGGGTTAGTGGCGGCCATGTCATTAAATTTAAAAGCAGGTCTGCCGCCGTAGAGGAGTTTGAACGCATGTTGTCGGTGTCATTGATTGTCCGTGTTGTTACCGAAGTTAGAGCAGTACTTATGTCTGATGGTGTGGAGTAAACTATACATTCCTATGTAGTATGGATTGAAAAATTACATTGCTTATGAGTCTGGAAATGTGTTAATCAACTGCGCTTTGATGTTTAAGAGTGAAGCTGCTTCAACGTCAAGCTTTGTGAAGGCATCGGCTGTTTCCACAAATCAGGTAGCGTGAGAATCTTGACTTAGTCTCACCTGTGTG contains:
- a CDS encoding Cytochrome P450 monooxygenase 91 — encoded protein: MLNPVFSIAHLREMIPVFYNVMYKLLETLQKEAKNGPTEIDLLEWMSRAALELIGQGGLGYSFDPLTSKAVPHPYITAIKGIGPAGMKIFLPARYLLPHLVKIGTPRMRGIIAKWIPWQPLHDAHDISYVLHNVSVDIFESKKRALSEGDEAVAKQVGQGKDLLSILIRENMKASSADRLPEEEVLGQMSKKLTPPLVLGRCRTFIFAATDTTSSALSRIFHLLVLHPDVQDKLRSELETARDEVGGRDLTYDELVGLPYLDAICRETLRLHPPVTRVSRCTTQDVMLSLSKPIKGIDGQEIPAVAVPKNTTVTIGIMACNRDPEIWGPDAEEWRPERWLEPLPESVARAHLPGVYSNLMTFIGGSRACIGFKFSQLEMKVVLSLLIPKFTFSPSKQEIFWRMGGIAQPTVGSHSNPNAQLPIIMELIQ